In the genome of Crassostrea angulata isolate pt1a10 chromosome 6, ASM2561291v2, whole genome shotgun sequence, the window acaaatctttaacTACCGTTTCTGGAGTATGTgtgtaaataaatgaatgtataTAAGAGAGAGACACGGCGAAAGAAGAAACTTACTGTCCAACCTCCGTCGTCAGTGGTCATATCACAGTACACAGGTTCTGGTTTTGATGATGGAGCTGCAATATTGTACACGCCATTCCTTCCTCTagtgtttgaatatttttccaaaatatcaaaacaatcaAAACCTGCATATTTTCTAAAGCCGTGCAACTTTAGAAGAGACTGGTTTATTACATCTACATTTCTAAGTATTCTTAAAGCTTCTCCTGAGGAAAACTGCTCGACCATGTGTAAACTCGTATTACTTATGTTTTCAAGAATGTTTTTGCTTTTTGCACTTTCCATTTCACAAACGAGTGTaacattttccatttcatcACGAAGCACATTTAAGAGATTCGTTTCTATATTGTTTAAACTCTCTCCTATCTTTGCTGTACATACAGACACTGTTTGGTTGGCTTTACGGACAATAGAGTCAATTAAATTGACCATGACAACCTGTTCATTTTGTATCTGATCAGATAGTCCAACAAATGCTTCTTTCAAAGTGTTAATCTTTTGGTTTAATAGAATATCCACTGCTGTGGATAAATTTGTTGTCAGGGACGACAATTCTTTGCTTAATTGCTTCTGTCCGGTCTGAAAACTTGAATTAAGATAACTCAACTTTTCATTTACCTTTTCAGACAATTCTTTTGTACTGGACGCCATTTCCCATCTCAGGAGTCGCTGCTCAGTTTGGACTGCAGAAAAACTTTCGTTGAAAATTGcatgaaaatcatttatttcttcGCGTAAGGACATAATGTCATGTCTTTGTAATCGTTGGTCGGTCCGAATAGTGGAcagtaaatcaattattttctcaTCATTGGCTGTAGATTGACTGCTCAGTTTTTTTACAAATTCCTTTTGCTCATCCACAATATCCTTTTTAAATGATTCAAACATATCTcgcatatttttttctataataacTTTGTCTTCTTCAAGTCTTTTTACAATTATAGTTTCAATACCCTGACTAAATTGTCCAAGTCCTGTAGTCATCAGGTCTAACGCTGAATCTATATTCATATTTCCTAAAACCTTGCTCAGCGCCTGTCCATTTATTGATAAAAGTAATAAAGTCAAAATCAGTATTCCACACTCACCTTccattttgtaaactgttatATGTCAAATCCACTGCAGTGTTGTTCTTTGTAAATATACCAGTCGTTTAATTGCGAAATTTCTAAATGATTCATGAACAGATCTATCTTTTCTTAATTGTATGCGTCGGTAAATGTCAAGTGACTGAGAAAAAGGGaaacataaaatgaataataatcaaTCTTAAATAAACGATTGACCCACTTGCGTTTCAAGTACCTTTTACTTGACCTCGTGGAAATATGTGTTACGTAGAAGTGCATTTCGAAAGAATCAGAATCAAAAGACTTTCATTTAAGAAGTGCGAAGGAGGCCTGATAACAATAGTTTTGGGCTAGAGGGTGTGCCAGATCATTCGTTAAGAAATTTCATAAATGAGAGTTAAAACCATAAAGCTGATCAATTTATTATGTTAGGTCATTAATTCCCATCGCAAAACACATTCTTTTGTCATAATATGGCACTTACTAAGTGTATAAAACTTCTTGTATACCCTCCTTGTTTTTGGGTTAATATCTTCGAAATGGAAAACGTGAATGATTTATTGTAATTCAATAATGTTAGTTAAAGCATTTAAAGCTGTTTATGTAAAATGGTTttgcatttgtttattttaccaGAACACTACGCACATACAAACAAATAGTTTAAGATAATATTTACTCAAATAACCAAACAATACATTAATAGACGTGAAATTCATTTAATCTTTagataagtatttttttaagggtttttaaaaaaaagttaatattttttttattttattc includes:
- the LOC128189927 gene encoding fibroleukin-like produces the protein MEGECGILILTLLLLSINGQALSKVLGNMNIDSALDLMTTGLGQFSQGIETIIVKRLEEDKVIIEKNMRDMFESFKKDIVDEQKEFVKKLSSQSTANDEKIIDLLSTIRTDQRLQRHDIMSLREEINDFHAIFNESFSAVQTEQRLLRWEMASSTKELSEKVNEKLSYLNSSFQTGQKQLSKELSSLTTNLSTAVDILLNQKINTLKEAFVGLSDQIQNEQVVMVNLIDSIVRKANQTVSVCTAKIGESLNNIETNLLNVLRDEMENVTLVCEMESAKSKNILENISNTSLHMVEQFSSGEALRILRNVDVINQSLLKLHGFRKYAGFDCFDILEKYSNTRGRNGVYNIAAPSSKPEPVYCDMTTDDGGWTVIQRRVNGSVDFYRNWTEYKNGFGFADHEYWIGNDMLHRLTSLKPQELRVDMERFNGEKAYAVYSRFSVGDEASKYKLEVQWGYSGNAGNSLDYHNNMKFSTPDQDNDRRGGNCANYYRSGWWFDSCYYANPNGQYTDSEKNGTKYIVWHHWENSYMSLKKIQLMIRPRA